In the genome of Deltaproteobacteria bacterium, one region contains:
- a CDS encoding cyclic nucleotide-binding domain-containing protein → MDDQITDEELKLFRQFIIAETGIALHSADDFLVLSFLEEFMVQKNLTDVQAVIEWLQSGETEGFVRNWVESLFESPNGFFHDFRDFRFFRHAYVPRLKELRPSRELTIGCIEAGLGQEPYSLSIMINEAIPDLEGWKIKIFATDASESKVHRGRQGVFTDREINRGMPVGLIEKSFDRQEQSWQLLSKHRDMVSFQRADIHGDFKRLPICDIIYMRGVLLYMAGEMKNEILAKVRKRLAPGGCLLIGRGEASLAGTGFKYFQNEFDCSAFWVREEEADTASLPPPKFSGPPKPVKPTNLFGVDDLGEEELAQLTAILRGMSLLKGKNVGEIEALVNGLPVRRYSQGEVLLSQGEPNDVLMGTVSGEVSIWLGTGMFGTPTKVTTLGPGHFIGEQSVFERADCTATVKAENDVTVFEITDELFRHLLDHNTHFSTYIRNLMRNRLAQRNIFRKTGKFPAPKRSQLRAESGELGLREEKRYVLDLETMPKGTKHVEFNEGLVTDFMVFVRRASLMKGLPVDALDALARLVCCVEFPDNTLLIEENEWPNAFYLIHEGQVSVLVGAGYFSRGRIITTLGPGDVVGEMSLMMRGKANASVVTETPVRAYAISRELVDYLYHHNENFQFFIDDIIYERKKK, encoded by the coding sequence GTGGACGACCAAATTACCGACGAAGAGCTGAAACTCTTTCGCCAATTTATCATAGCTGAAACTGGCATCGCGCTGCACTCGGCCGATGATTTTCTTGTTTTAAGCTTTCTCGAAGAATTCATGGTCCAGAAGAATCTCACCGATGTTCAGGCGGTGATTGAGTGGCTGCAATCTGGAGAGACCGAAGGGTTTGTGCGCAACTGGGTCGAGAGCCTCTTTGAATCGCCCAATGGGTTTTTCCACGACTTCCGTGACTTTCGATTTTTCAGGCACGCTTATGTCCCGCGCTTGAAGGAGCTACGGCCCTCACGTGAGCTAACCATTGGTTGCATTGAAGCCGGGCTTGGCCAGGAGCCTTACTCGCTTTCCATTATGATCAATGAGGCAATTCCAGATCTTGAAGGCTGGAAGATTAAAATTTTTGCCACCGATGCTTCCGAATCCAAAGTGCATCGCGGGCGCCAAGGGGTTTTTACCGATCGCGAAATCAACCGGGGGATGCCCGTAGGCTTGATTGAGAAGAGCTTTGACCGCCAAGAACAATCTTGGCAGTTACTGAGTAAACACCGCGATATGGTGAGTTTTCAGCGCGCCGATATACATGGTGATTTTAAAAGATTACCAATTTGCGACATTATCTATATGCGCGGCGTTTTGCTCTACATGGCGGGCGAGATGAAGAACGAGATACTGGCTAAAGTGCGCAAAAGGCTGGCTCCTGGAGGCTGTTTGCTCATCGGTCGGGGCGAAGCGAGCTTGGCGGGCACGGGTTTTAAGTATTTTCAAAACGAGTTTGATTGCAGCGCCTTTTGGGTGCGAGAGGAAGAAGCCGATACAGCGAGTTTACCGCCGCCTAAGTTCTCCGGCCCTCCGAAGCCGGTTAAACCCACGAACCTCTTCGGAGTCGATGACCTTGGTGAGGAAGAGTTGGCTCAGCTCACCGCTATCTTGAGAGGCATGTCGCTTTTAAAGGGCAAAAACGTGGGCGAGATTGAGGCGTTGGTCAATGGTTTGCCGGTCCGAAGGTACAGCCAAGGTGAGGTGCTTTTAAGCCAAGGTGAGCCCAACGATGTCCTGATGGGTACAGTCTCCGGTGAGGTGTCAATTTGGCTGGGTACCGGGATGTTTGGAACGCCGACCAAGGTCACCACCTTGGGGCCAGGCCATTTTATCGGTGAACAGTCTGTGTTTGAACGCGCAGATTGTACGGCTACCGTAAAAGCTGAAAACGATGTGACGGTTTTTGAGATTACGGATGAGCTCTTTCGCCATCTCTTGGACCACAACACCCATTTCTCAACTTACATCCGCAACCTGATGCGCAACCGGCTCGCACAGCGAAATATTTTTCGGAAGACGGGAAAGTTTCCGGCGCCCAAGCGGTCTCAGCTTCGTGCAGAGTCTGGTGAGCTGGGGCTTCGTGAAGAAAAACGCTATGTGCTGGATTTAGAGACCATGCCCAAGGGTACCAAGCATGTTGAGTTTAATGAGGGTTTGGTCACCGACTTTATGGTTTTCGTAAGGCGCGCATCCTTGATGAAGGGTTTGCCGGTAGACGCTTTGGATGCCTTGGCGCGGTTGGTGTGTTGTGTGGAGTTCCCAGACAATACGCTCTTGATTGAAGAGAACGAGTGGCCCAATGCGTTTTACTTGATTCACGAGGGCCAGGTATCGGTTTTGGTGGGTGCCGGTTACTTTAGCCGTGGGCGGATTATCACCACCTTGGGCCCGGGCGATGTGGTTGGGGAGATGTCTTTGATGATGAGAGGCAAGGCCAACGCCTCTGTTGTAACCGAGACTCCGGTCCGCGCTT